Proteins encoded together in one Polypterus senegalus isolate Bchr_013 chromosome 16, ASM1683550v1, whole genome shotgun sequence window:
- the gch2 gene encoding GTP cyclohydrolase 2, with protein sequence MQCHKATAEVNGLCNMKKVADLCSVNGFSEAALDKKKHNKPDEVALSAMEEAYSTILRGLGENTERQGLKSTPGRAARAMQFFTKGYRETVQDVLNDAVFDEDHDEMVIVKDIEMFSLCEHHLVPFFGKVHIGYLPNQKIVGLSKLARVVEIYSRRLQVQERLTKQIAIAIVEALKPAGVAVIVEAEHMCMVMRGVQKKNSRTITSAMLGVFREDPKTREEFLSLIKS encoded by the exons ATGCAGTGCCACAAAGCAACAGCTGAAGTGAACGGGCTGTGCAATATGAAGAAGGTGGCGGATCTGTGCAGTGTCAACGGCTTCAGCGAGGCGGCGCTCGACAAGAAAAAGCACAACAAACCCGACGAGGTGGCCCTGTCTGCGATGGAGGAGGCCTACAGCACCATCTTGAGGGGACTGGGCGAGAATACAGAGCGCCAGGGGCTCAAGAGCACCCCCGGCAGAGCAGCCCGGGCTATGCAATTCTTCACAAAGGGCTACCGCGAAACCGTCCAGG ATGTCCTCAATGACGCTGTCTTTGATGAAGACCATGATGAAATGGTGATTGTGAAAGACATTGAAATGTTTTCCCTCTGTGAACATCACTTGGTTCCTTTCTTTGGCAAG GTCCATATAGGATATCTGCCAAACCAGAAGATTGTTGGGTTAAGCAAACTGGCAAG GGTTGTAGAAATCTACAGCAGAAGACTACAAG TCCAGGAAAGACTAACAAAGCAGATTGCTATAGCAATCGTAGAAGCTCTGAAGCCAGCTGGAGTGGCAGTAATAGTTGAAGCAGA gCACATGTGCATGGTGATGAGGGGAGTTCAAAAAAAGAATAGTCGGACCATTACCAGTGCCATGCTGGGAGTGTTCAGAGAAGATCCCAAAACCCGTGAAGAATTCCTCTCATTGATAAAGAGTTAA